The following coding sequences lie in one bacterium genomic window:
- the gatA gene encoding Asp-tRNA(Asn)/Glu-tRNA(Gln) amidotransferase subunit GatA, whose amino-acid sequence MHLCIPSPETLRQNPRQIPDAVRSALARARECESLGAFISLLDERALLHAEKVVTALETGQQLPLAGFIVAVKDNISVKDCALTCGSKILDYHPALFTATAVERLERAGAVIIGKTNLDEFAMGSSTENSAFGPTRHPVDPTRVPGGSSGGSAVAVATDTCHLALGSETGGSVRQPAAFCGVVGLKPTYGRISRYGLVAFGSSLDQIAPFARSCEHVYQSLKVMSGSDPRDSTSSDTPVPDAASLLDPVRPLRIGLLRDYLEHDALSPEVASACQDAITKLRLAGHELVDLALPALKYSIPVYYIVATAEASSNLARFDGVRYGFRNPDARDLLSVYDKSRGRGFGAEVRRRIMMGTYVLSTGYYDAYYNTALKVRRVISDQIVSSLGVVDFILTPTTPTTAFRLGEKSNDPVAMYLSDVFTVPANLAGVPALSVPWSTDRAGLPIGIQLIGKHFAERELLAAGSVLEKLRSS is encoded by the coding sequence ATGCATCTTTGCATCCCCAGCCCGGAGACGTTAAGACAAAATCCTCGACAGATTCCTGATGCGGTAAGGTCTGCGCTGGCTCGCGCACGCGAGTGTGAGTCTTTGGGCGCGTTTATTTCCTTGCTTGATGAGCGTGCGCTACTCCATGCAGAGAAGGTGGTCACAGCACTCGAGACGGGCCAACAGCTCCCCCTTGCCGGCTTTATTGTTGCTGTGAAAGACAACATTTCCGTTAAGGATTGTGCATTAACGTGTGGATCGAAGATTCTTGACTATCACCCTGCTCTATTCACCGCAACGGCAGTGGAGAGACTCGAGCGTGCTGGTGCTGTGATCATTGGCAAAACGAATCTGGATGAGTTTGCAATGGGGTCGTCAACGGAGAATTCTGCTTTCGGCCCAACTCGTCACCCTGTTGATCCCACAAGGGTTCCAGGGGGATCTTCGGGCGGCAGCGCTGTCGCTGTGGCAACTGATACATGCCATCTGGCATTGGGCAGTGAGACTGGAGGCAGTGTCAGACAACCCGCTGCTTTCTGCGGCGTTGTTGGGTTAAAGCCGACGTACGGCCGAATTTCGCGCTACGGTCTGGTCGCATTCGGTTCGTCGCTCGACCAGATTGCGCCGTTTGCCCGGTCATGCGAGCACGTTTATCAATCGTTGAAAGTGATGTCGGGGAGCGATCCGCGCGATTCGACCTCTTCTGATACGCCTGTGCCGGACGCGGCCTCATTGCTTGATCCAGTGCGACCACTTCGAATTGGCTTGCTCCGTGACTACCTTGAGCATGATGCGCTTTCACCTGAAGTAGCATCAGCCTGCCAAGATGCAATTACGAAGCTGAGGTTAGCAGGCCACGAGCTTGTTGACTTAGCGCTTCCTGCCCTTAAGTACTCGATTCCAGTCTATTACATCGTAGCTACTGCAGAGGCAAGTTCGAATCTCGCAAGATTTGATGGAGTCCGGTATGGTTTCAGGAATCCCGATGCTCGTGACCTTTTGTCAGTTTACGACAAGTCGCGAGGTCGTGGTTTTGGTGCAGAAGTAAGACGGCGCATAATGATGGGAACGTACGTTCTCTCCACAGGGTATTATGATGCGTACTATAATACAGCGCTGAAAGTTCGAAGAGTGATTTCCGATCAGATCGTATCGTCATTAGGTGTGGTTGACTTTATTTTAACACCAACGACTCCTACCACCGCGTTTCGCTTGGGCGAGAAGTCGAATGATCCAGTCGCAATGTACCTCTCTGATGTCTTTACTGTTCCTGCAAATCTTGCGGGCGTGCCTGCACTATCGGTTCCCTGGAGCACGGATCGCGCGGGATTGCCAATCGGAATTCAGCTAATAGGTAAGCATTTTGCAGAGCGGGAACTTCTGGCTGCGGGTTCTGTCTTGGAAAAGTTACGCTCGTCATGA
- a CDS encoding twin-arginine translocase TatA/TatE family subunit encodes MNLGVGEIAVVVLVVMLLFGGKRLPDTARQLGRGISELRRSYLEVKRDIASSLSSTVSPTQKDTNAPNASLHPQPGDVKTKSSTDS; translated from the coding sequence ATGAATCTTGGCGTAGGCGAGATAGCTGTTGTTGTCCTTGTTGTCATGCTGCTGTTTGGCGGGAAGCGCCTGCCGGACACTGCGCGACAATTAGGGCGAGGCATTTCCGAACTTCGCCGTTCCTATCTCGAAGTCAAGCGGGATATAGCATCCAGCCTGAGTTCAACTGTTTCTCCAACCCAGAAAGACACAAACGCGCCGAATGCATCTTTGCATCCCCAGCCCGGAGACGTTAAGACAAAATCCTCGACAGATTCCTGA
- the purQ gene encoding phosphoribosylformylglycinamidine synthase subunit PurQ, whose translation MSIAVVTFPGSNCDRDCVHVLRNIVGATVQEVFHKETSLGSCSGVLLPGGFSYGDYLRAGALAKISPIMPAINEFADSGGPVLGICNGFQILCEVGLLPGALMLNRNLRFISRWVGLRVENTDTIFTKHLWQGQIVRMPIAHAEGNFTADITTISSIEANNQVVFRYAEPSRSDSPNGNPNGSTNAIAGLINRSGNVMGLMPHPDRASEEIVGSVDGLPLLSAFAEAALQSARVEFSS comes from the coding sequence ATGAGCATTGCAGTTGTCACGTTTCCAGGTTCGAATTGTGACCGTGATTGCGTCCATGTTCTCAGAAACATTGTTGGCGCAACAGTGCAAGAGGTGTTTCACAAGGAGACCAGTCTGGGAAGTTGTTCTGGGGTGCTCCTTCCTGGAGGATTCTCTTATGGTGACTACCTTCGAGCTGGAGCGCTTGCAAAGATTTCTCCGATCATGCCAGCCATCAACGAATTTGCAGATTCCGGGGGACCAGTTCTCGGCATTTGTAACGGTTTTCAAATCCTCTGTGAAGTCGGACTGTTGCCCGGCGCTCTGATGCTAAACCGAAATTTGCGCTTCATTTCGCGCTGGGTAGGACTCCGGGTGGAAAATACAGACACGATCTTTACGAAGCACCTTTGGCAAGGTCAAATTGTCCGGATGCCAATCGCGCATGCAGAAGGCAATTTCACTGCTGATATTACAACTATATCCAGTATCGAGGCCAACAACCAGGTGGTGTTCAGGTACGCGGAACCATCGCGTTCGGATTCTCCGAACGGGAACCCGAACGGCAGTACAAACGCGATTGCCGGCCTTATAAATAGATCAGGAAATGTCATGGGGCTTATGCCGCACCCGGACCGTGCTTCCGAGGAGATTGTAGGGTCTGTGGATGGACTGCCTCTTCTTAGTGCATTTGCGGAAGCCGCGCTGCAAAGTGCCCGTGTAGAGTTCTCTTCTTAG
- the purS gene encoding phosphoribosylformylglycinamidine synthase subunit PurS has product MKAIVTVELKGGVLDPQGQAIQQLLVQRGYTQVAGVRVGKKVEIELQQVSEEQGRVIVSEIADRLLANPIIETYRVEIA; this is encoded by the coding sequence TTGAAAGCTATTGTTACAGTGGAATTAAAAGGTGGCGTACTTGATCCTCAGGGTCAAGCCATCCAGCAGTTACTTGTCCAACGTGGGTATACGCAAGTCGCCGGAGTGCGCGTGGGCAAGAAGGTCGAAATTGAGTTGCAGCAGGTCAGTGAAGAGCAGGGAAGAGTGATTGTGTCCGAAATTGCAGACCGTTTGCTGGCAAACCCAATCATTGAGACGTACCGAGTCGAGATTGCATGA
- the pssA gene encoding CDP-diacylglycerol--serine O-phosphatidyltransferase: MKYLANILTALNLVFGFSAILLAIDGHASLAAWLIVLAVIMDAFDGKAARFFGGSSPLGLQFDSMADVVSMGVAPSVLCYIVAFREDSVIGMVVCTLPVLAAAYRLARFNVKASKHSGAYEGLTSPLHACLISTFVILNFRIWGEVRSVEVLAGLLLLTALLMVSKVPIGALPRFTLREQGRNSRRVVILALCIGAAMIDPPLLAFPVILLLIVSAAITGQFQTRRLHELADVDQPEPFTTRWKNP, from the coding sequence ATGAAGTATCTAGCAAATATTCTCACAGCCTTAAATCTGGTTTTCGGGTTTTCTGCTATTCTGCTAGCCATTGACGGACATGCATCGCTTGCGGCCTGGCTAATCGTCTTGGCAGTGATTATGGACGCGTTTGACGGAAAAGCTGCACGATTCTTCGGCGGCTCTTCGCCACTTGGCCTTCAGTTCGATTCCATGGCCGATGTCGTTTCCATGGGAGTCGCGCCCTCTGTTCTTTGTTATATTGTAGCTTTCCGCGAGGACTCGGTGATAGGAATGGTGGTTTGCACACTGCCAGTTCTTGCTGCGGCCTACAGACTTGCCCGATTCAATGTTAAGGCGTCAAAACATTCAGGCGCTTACGAAGGGCTGACTTCTCCTTTGCATGCCTGTCTCATTTCCACATTTGTTATACTGAATTTCAGAATTTGGGGGGAAGTACGAAGTGTTGAAGTATTGGCCGGTTTGCTTTTGCTCACAGCGCTTCTGATGGTTAGCAAGGTACCGATTGGCGCTTTGCCACGATTCACATTAAGAGAGCAGGGTAGGAATTCGAGACGTGTTGTTATACTTGCCCTTTGCATCGGCGCGGCAATGATTGATCCGCCATTGCTGGCTTTCCCAGTTATATTGCTTCTCATTGTGTCTGCTGCTATAACGGGTCAATTTCAAACGAGAAGACTTCACGAGCTTGCAGATGTGGATCAGCCTGAACCCTTCACCACACGTTGGAAGAATCCTTGA
- a CDS encoding phosphatidylserine decarboxylase family protein encodes MSITLDLQMLCAVGVFLIVLGIAILLFFRDPERQAPADRRAVLAPADGVVVEIETLDDGRKFVAVFLSVFDVHVNRSPFTGVVSSIVARPGTYRHANSREGARGNARIDIELQSEQGDIRFSQLSGLIARKISCKAKLGDRLAAGERFGLIYFGSRMEVELPETADIVVKTGQRTKAGETVIARFRDLM; translated from the coding sequence GTGTCGATCACATTGGATCTGCAGATGTTATGTGCTGTGGGTGTCTTTCTAATTGTACTTGGTATTGCAATATTATTGTTTTTTCGGGATCCTGAGCGACAGGCACCCGCTGATAGGCGTGCTGTCCTTGCACCTGCCGATGGCGTTGTGGTCGAGATTGAGACACTTGATGATGGCAGAAAGTTCGTGGCGGTTTTTCTCTCTGTATTTGATGTCCATGTCAATCGCTCGCCATTCACCGGGGTGGTGAGTTCAATTGTGGCACGTCCGGGAACATATCGCCACGCAAATTCGCGTGAAGGCGCACGTGGAAATGCGCGCATTGATATCGAGTTGCAGTCTGAACAAGGGGACATTCGTTTCAGTCAGTTGTCAGGACTGATTGCGCGGAAGATCTCATGTAAGGCAAAACTGGGAGACAGACTTGCGGCAGGTGAGAGGTTCGGACTTATCTATTTTGGATCGCGCATGGAAGTTGAGTTGCCGGAGACTGCTGATATCGTGGTCAAGACCGGTCAACGGACCAAGGCCGGTGAGACTGTGATTGCTCGATTTCGTGACCTTATGTAA
- a CDS encoding phosphoribosylaminoimidazolesuccinocarboxamide synthase, producing the protein MNLDKLELIVQGSSKKLFATNRPSYAILEFTDDAGNPRESRKSSFVGKGEINCGVSSFLFQYLENYHVPTHFVERQSPTEVAVRRVEMFDIKAIVYNVATGEFARRFRLDDGRPLDYPVVEYFLKDPSLNNPMVNESHAVALGYGRSDDLRTMQRIATKTNAVLKSLFERRGLLLVEFELEFGDAGDHICIGDELTADTFRVWDHKTNRKLDRDRALQDPTGVEKAYRELYERLTSAV; encoded by the coding sequence ATGAACCTCGATAAACTTGAACTAATTGTGCAAGGAAGCTCAAAGAAGCTCTTTGCGACAAATCGCCCGAGCTATGCAATCCTTGAGTTTACGGACGACGCTGGTAATCCCCGTGAGTCACGTAAGTCGTCATTTGTGGGAAAGGGTGAAATCAACTGCGGCGTTTCGAGTTTTCTGTTTCAGTACCTTGAGAATTATCACGTGCCCACACACTTTGTGGAAAGACAGTCGCCAACAGAGGTTGCAGTGCGTCGCGTGGAGATGTTTGACATCAAGGCAATTGTGTACAACGTAGCGACAGGGGAATTCGCAAGGCGGTTTCGATTAGACGACGGAAGGCCACTTGACTATCCAGTTGTTGAGTACTTCCTGAAAGATCCCAGCCTGAATAATCCAATGGTAAATGAGAGTCATGCCGTCGCACTTGGTTATGGTCGATCGGATGACTTGCGTACAATGCAGCGTATTGCAACCAAGACAAACGCAGTTTTAAAATCGCTATTTGAGCGACGTGGGTTATTGCTTGTCGAGTTTGAGCTTGAGTTTGGTGACGCGGGTGATCACATTTGTATCGGCGATGAGCTTACCGCGGACACCTTCAGAGTATGGGATCACAAAACAAACCGAAAGCTTGATCGTGATCGGGCGTTGCAAGATCCAACCGGCGTTGAAAAAGCCTATCGTGAACTCTACGAGCGCCTGACCAGCGCAGTCTAA
- a CDS encoding adenylosuccinate lyase: protein MIERYSREPMSSLWTEEARYDMWLKVELAALRARASRNEIPLDVVEQISQDARYSIDEIHEVEADVQHDVIAFLTVVARYVGMNSRFVHLGLTSSDVVDTAFALQIKRSAELILDDIKAVRIVLRRRALEYRRTPCVGRTHGIHAEPTVFGLKFALWEDEFSRHEIRFRECLPRILVGKLSGAVGNFGHTDPELEELVMAELGIGVAPISTQVVSRDLHAEFLNMLAVIGGTIEKIAVEIRHLQRTEVSEAFEPFGRKQKGSSAMPHKRNPILCERLTGLSRMLRGYAVVGMENIALWHERDISHSSTERVVFPDACIAIDYMLHLLLRVLEGLEVDTDQAVRNLDLTHGALASERVLHALIERGWLREAAYTVVQRSAREAIRSRRPMADLLKADAEVMQTLDVKTIDSLVELKPDYETADLLLRRLGIVD, encoded by the coding sequence ATGATTGAGCGATATTCTCGAGAACCCATGTCATCACTGTGGACTGAGGAGGCTCGGTATGACATGTGGCTGAAGGTTGAGCTTGCTGCTCTCAGGGCGCGCGCGTCGAGGAATGAGATTCCCTTGGATGTCGTCGAACAGATCTCTCAAGATGCACGCTACTCGATTGACGAGATACACGAAGTCGAAGCTGACGTACAACATGATGTGATTGCATTTCTCACGGTTGTTGCGCGCTATGTTGGCATGAATTCTCGATTTGTGCACCTTGGACTTACTTCCTCAGACGTGGTTGATACGGCTTTCGCGTTGCAGATCAAGCGATCAGCTGAACTAATCTTGGACGACATAAAGGCTGTTAGAATCGTCCTGCGTCGTCGAGCATTGGAGTATCGACGTACGCCATGTGTCGGACGAACTCATGGAATTCATGCAGAACCGACTGTTTTCGGACTAAAGTTCGCGTTGTGGGAGGATGAGTTCTCCCGACATGAAATACGATTCAGAGAGTGCTTACCGCGGATCCTCGTGGGAAAGCTTTCAGGTGCCGTCGGCAATTTCGGCCACACTGACCCTGAGCTTGAGGAATTGGTTATGGCAGAACTTGGAATTGGAGTCGCTCCGATTTCGACTCAAGTCGTAAGCAGGGACTTGCACGCCGAGTTCTTGAATATGCTGGCAGTCATCGGCGGAACAATCGAGAAAATTGCTGTCGAGATTCGTCACCTCCAGCGCACGGAAGTAAGCGAAGCATTTGAACCCTTTGGGCGGAAGCAAAAGGGGTCTTCGGCGATGCCACACAAGCGCAACCCGATTCTCTGTGAACGACTCACCGGCCTGTCGCGGATGTTGCGTGGCTATGCCGTTGTAGGTATGGAGAATATCGCACTATGGCATGAGAGAGATATCTCCCATTCATCGACTGAACGTGTTGTCTTTCCAGACGCTTGTATTGCTATTGATTACATGTTGCACCTCCTTTTGCGCGTTCTTGAAGGTTTAGAGGTTGACACCGATCAGGCGGTGAGAAATTTGGATTTGACACATGGAGCCTTGGCATCGGAGAGGGTATTACATGCCCTAATTGAACGAGGTTGGCTTCGTGAAGCCGCTTACACCGTAGTCCAGAGGTCCGCACGAGAGGCAATCCGCAGCCGCAGGCCGATGGCAGACTTGTTAAAGGCTGATGCTGAGGTGATGCAGACACTGGATGTAAAGACGATTGATTCTCTTGTCGAACTTAAGCCTGATTATGAAACAGCTGATCTGTTATTGCGTCGGCTAGGGATCGTGGATTAA
- a CDS encoding trypsin-like peptidase domain-containing protein, producing MGRFWQYFVLGLMGGFVLLWIVHRDQQHYAEVESLKLRLDSLQYYMTSLEMKTTGVSLGTDDHAYPIQISGDEVRSSRETALTRAIAIASDAVVGISVETVTEVANPFVPRDPFFRMFLDERFWPRTVKKQASGLGSGFIFTRDGYIVTNEHVVKNAVSVAVTTTAGQKYDARIVGTDELLDMALLKIDGENLPFIEWANSDEAMVGEWVIAIGNPYGLFDINDQPSASVGVISALNRDFERDSDGRLYSDMIQTDAAINRGNSGGPLINAEGRAVGMNTLIFTESGGSVGVGFAIPSNRIVNSIEDLLRGGVDRNYWLGIRANDLRGVMWKMLDLAENRGAVITGVDPGSPAERANLKAEDVILKINDRQINRARDAVDYVNNTDLRVGDKLTIVISRRGTIMTKELELLPIPKVGAYNG from the coding sequence ATGGGGCGATTCTGGCAATACTTCGTTCTTGGCTTGATGGGTGGCTTCGTGCTGCTATGGATAGTCCATCGAGATCAACAACATTACGCCGAAGTTGAGAGTTTAAAGCTTCGGCTTGACTCGTTGCAGTACTACATGACATCTCTCGAGATGAAGACTACTGGCGTGTCGCTTGGGACGGACGATCACGCTTACCCCATACAAATCTCAGGCGACGAAGTCCGGTCGAGCCGCGAGACGGCGCTGACTCGTGCGATCGCGATTGCATCCGATGCCGTTGTCGGAATTAGTGTCGAAACTGTAACTGAGGTTGCAAATCCTTTTGTCCCTCGAGACCCGTTTTTTCGGATGTTTCTTGATGAAAGGTTCTGGCCTCGCACCGTCAAGAAGCAGGCGTCCGGTCTTGGTTCGGGTTTCATATTCACACGGGATGGTTACATTGTAACAAATGAGCATGTGGTGAAGAATGCCGTGTCTGTGGCAGTCACTACAACGGCGGGTCAGAAGTACGATGCGCGAATCGTTGGGACTGATGAGCTGCTCGATATGGCTTTACTTAAGATAGATGGTGAGAATCTGCCCTTTATTGAATGGGCAAATAGCGATGAAGCGATGGTGGGTGAGTGGGTTATTGCCATTGGCAATCCTTACGGTTTGTTTGACATCAATGATCAGCCATCGGCTTCCGTTGGAGTTATTTCCGCTCTAAATCGAGATTTCGAACGTGACTCAGACGGTAGATTGTATTCTGATATGATTCAGACGGATGCGGCTATTAATCGTGGTAACTCAGGTGGACCGTTAATTAATGCTGAAGGCCGAGCGGTGGGCATGAATACCTTGATATTCACTGAGAGCGGCGGATCAGTAGGCGTAGGATTTGCGATTCCATCGAATCGAATCGTGAACTCGATCGAGGACCTCCTACGAGGCGGAGTTGATCGAAACTATTGGCTGGGTATTCGAGCGAACGATTTGCGTGGCGTGATGTGGAAGATGTTGGATTTGGCAGAGAACCGCGGAGCGGTTATAACAGGTGTTGATCCGGGAAGTCCCGCTGAGCGCGCAAATCTGAAAGCTGAGGATGTTATTCTAAAAATTAACGATCGGCAGATAAATCGAGCGCGCGATGCGGTAGATTATGTCAATAACACTGATTTGCGCGTCGGAGATAAACTCACTATTGTGATCAGCCGACGTGGAACGATCATGACGAAAGAGTTGGAATTGTTGCCCATACCTAAGGTTGGTGCGTATAACGGATGA
- the truA gene encoding tRNA pseudouridine(38-40) synthase TruA produces the protein MRNAERFRYRLDLQYDGTAFSGMQYQPGRRTVQECVEEALLPLFGQSVRLVPSSRTDAGVHADLQVTHFDAPVRRPVVSILRAGNSALPPDVRILSAEEKTVDFHARFSARWRGYQYRISLEPVAIGRQYLWQFLQKLDVNLLSSLAEQIVGTHCFKAFAHENPLEKHGYECSVYESKWYANGRILNYEIHASRFVHGMVRMLVGTMVDIACSRRGKTSITDVLLSKDNTNAGTKAPACGLTLNAIGYSEWPAV, from the coding sequence GTGCGGAACGCTGAGCGATTTAGATACCGGCTCGACTTGCAGTATGATGGCACCGCGTTTTCAGGCATGCAATACCAGCCTGGCCGACGAACAGTACAGGAATGCGTGGAAGAAGCGCTCTTACCGCTCTTCGGCCAGAGTGTTCGATTGGTCCCGTCAAGCAGAACGGACGCCGGTGTTCATGCGGATCTTCAGGTAACACATTTTGACGCACCCGTAAGAAGGCCCGTCGTTTCAATCCTTCGGGCAGGTAACTCTGCTCTGCCTCCCGATGTGAGAATTCTTTCTGCAGAGGAGAAAACTGTCGACTTTCATGCTCGATTTTCTGCAAGATGGCGGGGTTATCAGTATCGAATCTCCCTGGAGCCTGTGGCTATTGGTCGACAGTATTTGTGGCAGTTCTTGCAGAAGCTTGACGTCAACTTGCTTTCGTCCCTTGCTGAACAAATAGTCGGGACGCATTGTTTTAAGGCATTCGCACATGAAAATCCGTTGGAAAAGCACGGATACGAGTGCAGTGTATACGAGTCCAAGTGGTACGCAAATGGCCGTATTCTAAACTATGAGATACACGCGAGTCGTTTTGTTCACGGTATGGTTCGCATGCTTGTCGGTACTATGGTTGATATTGCCTGCTCAAGGAGAGGTAAGACGTCGATCACAGACGTGCTTCTGAGCAAAGATAACACGAATGCGGGCACGAAGGCGCCTGCCTGCGGGCTCACTTTAAACGCGATCGGTTATTCCGAATGGCCAGCAGTCTAA
- the ndk gene encoding nucleoside-diphosphate kinase: protein MERTLMIIKPDAVSARRIGDIIARVEKEGFNITGLRYEILSKEQAGEFYAVHKERPFFSDLVRYMTSGPVVLGRLERENAVNHWRSVIGATDPLKAEPGTIRKLYGTNIEANAVHGSDSPENGNKETEFFFGK from the coding sequence ATGGAACGCACTTTAATGATTATCAAACCTGATGCGGTCTCTGCAAGACGTATCGGTGACATCATCGCTAGGGTCGAGAAGGAAGGTTTCAATATTACTGGACTCCGTTACGAGATTCTCTCGAAAGAACAAGCCGGCGAGTTTTATGCAGTTCACAAAGAGCGGCCTTTCTTTAGCGATCTTGTGCGTTACATGACAAGTGGGCCTGTCGTATTGGGACGTCTGGAACGTGAGAATGCCGTTAACCACTGGCGTTCGGTGATCGGCGCAACGGATCCTTTGAAGGCTGAGCCGGGCACCATTAGAAAGCTATACGGAACAAACATTGAAGCGAATGCCGTGCATGGTTCTGACTCACCAGAGAACGGAAACAAAGAGACAGAGTTTTTCTTCGGGAAATGA
- the sucD gene encoding succinate--CoA ligase subunit alpha — translation MSILLNKDTKIIVQGITGSEGSFHTRQMLEYRSAVVGGVTPGKGGTTFDDQVPIFDSVRDAAETTRANASIIFVPPAFAADAILEAIDADIEFIVAITEGIPVRDMITVKHALRGSKSRLVGPNCPGVITPGVGKMGIMPAFIHREGRCGVISRSGTLTYEAVKQLSDRKIGQSTCVGIGGDPIPGSNFLDILKLFKDDPDTDAVVMIGEIGGSAEEEAADYIQHEFRKPVVGFIAGQTAPPGRRMGHAGAIIAGGKGTAREKFAALEKAGIHVAKSPADIGETMARVLKK, via the coding sequence ATGAGCATTCTACTAAACAAAGATACGAAGATCATCGTTCAGGGCATTACCGGCTCAGAAGGTTCTTTTCACACTCGTCAAATGCTGGAGTACCGCTCTGCGGTTGTGGGCGGGGTTACTCCCGGCAAGGGCGGTACGACTTTTGATGACCAAGTGCCAATTTTCGACAGTGTTCGTGACGCTGCGGAAACTACGCGGGCCAACGCGAGTATCATCTTTGTACCGCCAGCATTTGCTGCCGACGCTATTCTGGAAGCGATTGACGCTGACATCGAATTCATTGTAGCGATCACTGAAGGTATACCTGTGCGGGACATGATAACTGTCAAGCACGCATTACGAGGATCTAAGTCTCGTCTGGTCGGGCCAAATTGTCCCGGCGTCATCACTCCAGGGGTGGGCAAGATGGGGATAATGCCAGCTTTCATTCACCGCGAAGGTCGCTGTGGAGTGATCAGCCGAAGTGGTACCTTGACGTACGAAGCGGTCAAACAGTTAAGTGATCGCAAGATCGGGCAGTCGACTTGCGTCGGCATCGGCGGTGATCCGATTCCCGGCTCAAATTTCTTGGATATCCTTAAACTGTTCAAAGATGATCCAGACACTGACGCAGTCGTGATGATTGGAGAAATCGGCGGATCTGCCGAGGAAGAGGCAGCAGATTACATACAACACGAGTTCCGGAAACCAGTAGTCGGCTTTATTGCTGGTCAAACAGCTCCTCCTGGCCGTAGAATGGGACACGCAGGAGCGATTATTGCCGGCGGTAAGGGTACTGCAAGGGAAAAATTCGCTGCCTTGGAAAAGGCGGGAATTCATGTCGCGAAGTCTCCCGCGGATATAGGTGAGACCATGGCAAGAGTGCTCAAGAAGTAA